Sequence from the Natronomonas marina genome:
GGTACTGGTCGAGGTACCACTCGACGCTGTCCATCTCGAGGAAGTAGTCGGTCCCGTAGTCGTCGTAGGAGTCGAACCACCGGACCGACGGGGGGTTCACCGAGGGATAGACGAGGAGCTGGTGTGCGAACTCGGGGCCGTCGCGGTCGCGGGCGGCGAGTGCGACCGCGGCGGCGAGGTTGCCGCCGGCGCTGTCGCCGCCGACCGCCACCCGGTCGGGGTCGGCCTGGAGGTCGGCCGCGTGGGTCGCCGCCCACTCGGTGGCCCGATAGCAGTCCTCCAGCCCCGCCGGGAAGGGGTGCTCCGGAGCGCGTCGGTAGCCGACCGAGACGACGACGGCCTCGGCTTCGTTCGCCAGCAGCCGGCACGGGCCCTCGTAGGCGTCGAGCGACCCGCGGACCCAGCCGCCGCCGTGGAAGTAGACCAGCAGCGGGAACGGTCCCTCCCCGTCGGGGACGTAGACGCGGAGCGGGACGGGACCGTTCGGACCCTGAATCTCGAGGTCGGTGACGCCGCCCACGTCGGCCAGCTCCTCGACGGCGAAGAGGTCCTCCAGCAGCGCCCGCCCCGCCGCGACCGACAGCGTCGAGGAGGGCGGCGCGATGCCGGACTCCAGTTCCGACAGCAGCGCCTCCGCCTGGGGGTCCAGTTCCGGGTCGCGCTCGGTCATGGTCGTCCCTCTGCCGCCCCGGTCGGTCGTCCCGGTCGGGTCGTCGTTCGGGTCGCGGGTCTGTGAGCGTGCTGTGGTCGCATACCACGGTGTTGGCGACGGTGCTATCAAAAACGAGAGGTTCGAGTATCAACCGCGGGCCGTCGGCGCGGCGTCTATCGACGACGCCCCGTGAGCGTCTCGACGATTTCGGTCTCGTTCTCCTCGACGACCGAGAGGTGGCCCAGGTCGGGGTAGACGTGCGCCTCGGCCGTCGGGACGTGCTCGGTCAGGTACAGCCCCATCTGCAGCGGGACGATGGTGTCCGCCCGGCCGTACCACAGGTGGACCGGAACCTCGACGTCGCCGAGGTCGAACCCCCAGGGGCTGCCGTAGATGGCCGTCTCCCGGACCAGCGGGTCGAGACCGTGGTTGCTCGTCGATTCGATCATGCTGGCGTGGAGGACCTTGCCGACCTCTCCCCGCCACAGCGGGCCGTCGGCGGGCGCGGCCGACTCGGCGACGTCTTCGAGGAACGCCTCGCGGTCGCGGCGCACCCCCCGGGACAGGAGCCACAGGCCGGCCTTGCTCGCGGGCGGGACGGCCCGCGCCGCGTAGTACCAGAGCCGCTGGCGGAGGCCGACCGACGCCATCGGCGCGAGACCGCAGACGATTCCGGCCCGCTCGACGCGGTCGGGGCAGCGGGCGGCCGTCACCGCGGCGTAGGGACCGCCGCCGGAGACCCCGAACACCGGGAACGTCCCGAGACCGAGCGCGTCGGCGACGTCGCGGACGTCGTCGGGCCAGTCGGTCAGTTCGCGGTCGGGGTCGGGCGTCGAGACGCCCATGCCCGGACGCTCGGGCGCGACGATTCGGACGCCGTACTCGCGGCCGACCTCGTCGAACATCGCCCCGAAGACCCGCGAGTTGGGGAAGCCGTGGAAGACGACGAGCGGCGTCCCGTCGGGGTCGCCCACGTCGGCGTAGCCGATTTCGCGGCCGTCACGGACCGTCACCGTCCGAGGGTTCCGTGCGATGTCGGCGGCGACCTGCAGGGCCTTCGAGTCGGGGTCCGTGTCCGGGTCCGCACCGTCGTCGGAGAGGAACTCGCCGAGCGTCCGCCGGAGGCTGCTCATGTCCGAACCTACCGGGACGAGCGAGTAAACGCTTCCGCCCCTCCTCAGCGGTCGTCGACGTGTTCCAGCGCCTCGACGAGGCTCCGGAGCACCTTCTTCTCGCCGCGGCGCATGTTCTTCGAGACGGCGGTCGTCGAGACGTCGAACTCGTCGGCCAGCGTCGACAGCGTCGCCTCGCGGGGGTTGTCGAAGTAGCCCGCTTCCGCAGCAGTGCGGATGGTTTCCTCCTCGACGGCCGACAGCGACCGACAGGCGTCCAACATTGCGGTCGCGGCCTCGGCGTTGGTCATCACGTCGAACAGCTGGTCGAGTTCGAGATCCGACCGCGCGAGCACCTCGTAGTCGTTGTTCTTGTCGAGTTCGTACAGCGTCTCGTCGGCGGTGCCGCCGTCGTCGAAGCCGACCTGCCACTGCTCGGAGCCGTCCTCGATGTGGAACGGGCCGGTGATGTAGCCGCCCTGCTCGTGGATGGTCGTCATCGCGTCGGTCTGTTCGATGACCGCGCGTATCGTCGCGGTGTCGCCCCGGCGGGTGAACAGCCCGTAGTCGGTCATGTTCTCGTGGTCCCGCAGCGCCGACAGGCCGTTGTCCAGGGCCCCGCGGTCGGCGCCCTCGACGACGAGCCGCGTCTCCAGTTCCTCGGCGGCCGAATCGAGCTGCCAGTGCATCGTCGAGAACGTCACCTCGTGGTCGACGGTGGTGTCGATGAAGGGGCAGTCGAACTGCTCCATCTCCATGGTGACGTCTAACATGAGTTCCCTCTTTCGCGTCCACGTACATAATCGTTCACCACGGTTCAGCCCCGCTCGTCGGGTTTCTCGCCCCCGGTTCGGCCCCCGAACCCGCCCGCTCGCCCGGTCACGGTTCCGTCCTCCCCGTCGGCCCGAACCGCTCCTCGACGGCGGCCCGGTCGACCGTTCCGGGACCGTTCGTCGGCAACTCCTCGACCACCTCGAGTGCGGTAGGCACCGCGTACTCGGCGACGCGGGTGGCGAGGAACGACGCCAGTTCCGCGAGCGTCAGCGACGCCTCGCCGACGACGACGGCGTGGCCGACCGCGCCCAGTCGCTCGTCGGGGACGCCGAAGACGACCGCCTCCTCGACGGCCGGGTGGTCGGCGATGGCGGTCTCGACCCGCCGGGGGTAGACGTTCTCGCCGTCGGTGACGAACATGTCGTCGGTCCGGCCCTCGACGTGGAGGTAGCCGTCGGCGTCGACCCGCGCGAGGTCCCCCGTCGAGACCCAGGCGCCGAAGGTGTCCTCGTCGGGCGACCCCCAGTAGCCGGCGGCGGCGGCCGGTCCCGCCAGTTCGAGTTCGCCCACCTCGCCGGGACCGAGCGGCTCGCCGTCCCCGTCGACGACCCGGGCGTCGACGCACATCGCGGGTACGCCGACGCTCTCGGCCTTCTCGGCCGGGGCGTCGGTCGGCATCACGAAGTCGTTCGGCCCGCACTCGGTGAGCCCGTACCCCTGCGAGAAGTCGACGCCCCGGTCCCGCCAGGCCTCGATGGTCGGCAGCCGGCAGGGACCGCCGCCACTCTTGACGAACCGGAGCGTCGAGAGGTCCGTCTCGTTCCACTCGTCGTGGCGGGCCATCGCGCCCAGCGTCGTCGGCGTCCCGACCAGCACCGTCGACGGCTCCCGCTCGACGTCGTCGAGGGCGGCGGCCGGGCCGACCTCCCGCCGCAACAGCACCGTCGCCCCCATCTGGAAGAAGGGCAGCGTCAGGACGTTCCAGCCGCCGGTGTGGAACATCGGGAACACGATAGGCGTCACGTCGTCGGGGCGGATGCCCCACGAGACGACGGTGTTGTAGGCGTTCCAGTGTATCGAGCCGTGGTCCAGCACCGTCTCCTTCGGCGTGCCCGTCGACCCGCCCGTGTGCAACAGCAGGTGCGGGTCCGAGAGGGCGGCCTCGACGGTCTCGACGTCGGTCCCGTGGTCGGCGGCGGAAAGCGGGTCGTAGCGGTGGTCGCGGTCGGTCGGCAGCGACCGGACGACCGGGTCGGCGTCGGTCCGCCGGAGGGCGTCGATGAGGTCGGTCTCGAACGGCGTCTCGACGACGACGACGGCAGGGTCGACGTCGCCGAAGACGGCGGCCAACTCGCGCTCGGCCAGCCGGTGGGACAGCGGCGCCAGGAGCGCCCCCGTCTTGGCGGTCCCGAAGAACAGGTCGACCAGCTCGATTCGGTTCCGCGACAGCACCGCCACCCGGTCGCCGGTCTCGACGCCCAGCGAGCGGAGCGCGCGGGCCGTGCGGCTGGCGCGGTCGTCGACGTCCGCGTAGGTGTAGGTCGCCCCCTGGGCCGGCTCCTTCACCGCGATTCGGTCGGGCGACAGCGCCGCC
This genomic interval carries:
- a CDS encoding alpha/beta hydrolase, giving the protein MTERDPELDPQAEALLSELESGIAPPSSTLSVAAGRALLEDLFAVEELADVGGVTDLEIQGPNGPVPLRVYVPDGEGPFPLLVYFHGGGWVRGSLDAYEGPCRLLANEAEAVVVSVGYRRAPEHPFPAGLEDCYRATEWAATHAADLQADPDRVAVGGDSAGGNLAAAVALAARDRDGPEFAHQLLVYPSVNPPSVRWFDSYDDYGTDYFLEMDSVEWYLDQYLTGPADVGNAYAFPLRARDLSGLPSATVLTAGFDPLCEEGAAYADRLAADGTDVEHLHYEAQIHGFLSLYEYVDEGRSAIDDVADRLVAVVGE
- a CDS encoding alpha/beta fold hydrolase gives rise to the protein MSSLRRTLGEFLSDDGADPDTDPDSKALQVAADIARNPRTVTVRDGREIGYADVGDPDGTPLVVFHGFPNSRVFGAMFDEVGREYGVRIVAPERPGMGVSTPDPDRELTDWPDDVRDVADALGLGTFPVFGVSGGGPYAAVTAARCPDRVERAGIVCGLAPMASVGLRQRLWYYAARAVPPASKAGLWLLSRGVRRDREAFLEDVAESAAPADGPLWRGEVGKVLHASMIESTSNHGLDPLVRETAIYGSPWGFDLGDVEVPVHLWYGRADTIVPLQMGLYLTEHVPTAEAHVYPDLGHLSVVEENETEIVETLTGRRR
- a CDS encoding helix-turn-helix domain-containing protein; the encoded protein is MLDVTMEMEQFDCPFIDTTVDHEVTFSTMHWQLDSAAEELETRLVVEGADRGALDNGLSALRDHENMTDYGLFTRRGDTATIRAVIEQTDAMTTIHEQGGYITGPFHIEDGSEQWQVGFDDGGTADETLYELDKNNDYEVLARSDLELDQLFDVMTNAEAATAMLDACRSLSAVEEETIRTAAEAGYFDNPREATLSTLADEFDVSTTAVSKNMRRGEKKVLRSLVEALEHVDDR
- a CDS encoding class I adenylate-forming enzyme family protein, whose protein sequence is MSEPGGRAVPHDHGDRAYEWVGDPSGRRAALSPDRIAVKEPAQGATYTYADVDDRASRTARALRSLGVETGDRVAVLSRNRIELVDLFFGTAKTGALLAPLSHRLAERELAAVFGDVDPAVVVVETPFETDLIDALRRTDADPVVRSLPTDRDHRYDPLSAADHGTDVETVEAALSDPHLLLHTGGSTGTPKETVLDHGSIHWNAYNTVVSWGIRPDDVTPIVFPMFHTGGWNVLTLPFFQMGATVLLRREVGPAAALDDVEREPSTVLVGTPTTLGAMARHDEWNETDLSTLRFVKSGGGPCRLPTIEAWRDRGVDFSQGYGLTECGPNDFVMPTDAPAEKAESVGVPAMCVDARVVDGDGEPLGPGEVGELELAGPAAAAGYWGSPDEDTFGAWVSTGDLARVDADGYLHVEGRTDDMFVTDGENVYPRRVETAIADHPAVEEAVVFGVPDERLGAVGHAVVVGEASLTLAELASFLATRVAEYAVPTALEVVEELPTNGPGTVDRAAVEERFGPTGRTEP